In Sebastes fasciatus isolate fSebFas1 chromosome 8, fSebFas1.pri, whole genome shotgun sequence, the DNA window GGACATCCTCCACAACCTCCGCAcgtccagcagcagctgcaaGTAGGCGGCTTTGAGAGCGGCTACAGGGCGCAGCATCATCACCATAACAACCACGGTCAGCAGCATCATCACGCATACATCCCGCACCATGCAGACGAGCTGGGTGGACACAACCACGCACACAGCCAGCAGCATCACCACCACCCTCACAGCCAGGACCCAGACAGCCCGTCTCCAGTGTCCCCAGACGACCTCCATCATCACCACCGCCATCACCACCACAGCCACCACCACATGAGCCAGTCCTCCGGCGGCATCAACGTGGAGGACCGCTTCTCCGACGACCAGCTGGTGTCCATGTCGGTGCGGGAGCTCAACAGACACCTGCGGGGCTTCACCAAGGACGAGGTGATCCGCCTCAAGCAGAAGAGGAGGACCCTGAAGAACCGCGGGTACGCACAGTCCTGTCGGTACAAGCGGGTGCAGCAGAAGCACGTGTTGGAGAACGAGAAGACGCAGCTGATCAACCAGGTGGAGCAGCTGAAGGCGGAGATCAGCCGGCTGGCGAGGGAGAGGGACGCCTACAAACTCAAGTGCGAGAAACTGGCGGGGTCAGgggtgaataataataataataataataacgggTTCCGCGAGGCCGGATCCACCAGTGACACCCCTTCATCACCAGAGTTTTTCATGTGAGTTGTCATTTTTT includes these proteins:
- the mafba gene encoding transcription factor MafB, encoding MKQERREETLINNKKKSVFATLAASTFLHHLQKSSSSSSMSAAEMSMGGPELPSSPLALEYVNDFDLMKFDVKKEGLAGLERNAVRQCNRLQPHQQGSVSSTPISTPCSSVPSSPSFSPTEQKSHLEELYWMPNNTGYHHQQQQQHHQQIDPQTLSLTPEDAVEALIGHPPQPPHVQQQLQVGGFESGYRAQHHHHNNHGQQHHHAYIPHHADELGGHNHAHSQQHHHHPHSQDPDSPSPVSPDDLHHHHRHHHHSHHHMSQSSGGINVEDRFSDDQLVSMSVRELNRHLRGFTKDEVIRLKQKRRTLKNRGYAQSCRYKRVQQKHVLENEKTQLINQVEQLKAEISRLARERDAYKLKCEKLAGSGVNNNNNNNNGFREAGSTSDTPSSPEFFM